Proteins encoded together in one Thermococcus barophilus MP window:
- a CDS encoding zinc finger domain-containing protein: MEAVKIPVCTSCGKEITPREHATHFICPNCGEEIIWRCESCRVLGATYKCPKCGWEGP, from the coding sequence ATGGAAGCTGTCAAGATACCAGTCTGTACGTCATGTGGAAAGGAGATAACTCCAAGGGAGCACGCGACACACTTCATCTGCCCCAACTGTGGGGAGGAGATAATCTGGAGATGTGAAAGCTGCCGCGTATTGGGGGCAACGTACAAATGCCCCAAGTGCGGATGGGAAGGACCATAA
- a CDS encoding elongation factor 1-beta: protein MSDFNIVGVIKVMPTSPEVDLDKLEENIKKAIPEKYGFVKIEREPIAFGLVALKVYVLAKDEEGYSLDEVADAFRKVEDVESAEVESVSRI, encoded by the coding sequence ATGAGCGATTTCAACATTGTTGGTGTTATTAAGGTTATGCCCACAAGCCCAGAGGTTGATCTGGACAAGCTTGAGGAAAACATAAAGAAGGCAATACCAGAGAAGTACGGTTTCGTTAAGATTGAAAGGGAGCCAATAGCATTCGGTTTGGTTGCTCTTAAAGTTTACGTCCTTGCCAAGGACGAGGAAGGCTACTCCCTTGACGAAGTTGCCGATGCATTCAGAAAGGTTGAAGACGTTGAGAGCGCCGAGGTAGAAAGCGTCTCAAGAATTTGA
- a CDS encoding tetratricopeptide repeat protein encodes MVRVMKEFEKALKRKDCEAVLEHLDDYLEEIEKEDELRELLKKLEDLALECEGELAYELAHEIAHIYAHLDEIEKGIEVYKKIAEKHKGDEEKYSEALYYLADAYEHFGMPDKAIDVYEKLLELERKRGDKKEEALTLAHMAVNYEELGDLDKAIELMEKARTLFEELGDEKNYLISLIDLAHFYYEKGEDKKAEELIKEVLKTPRDTDIEINARLIEAEVYAGREDYKGAFKSLSLALAKAEENEELFEFAFDTLTEFVKDLFNEKLYREVYENIDVLVNAFEEDKELKNFFTAIRELAKMKEGRENKFEEVYSKISNESLSEILEDLKSPTFLNIGI; translated from the coding sequence ATGGTGAGAGTCATGAAGGAGTTTGAAAAAGCCCTAAAAAGGAAAGACTGTGAAGCAGTTCTTGAGCATCTTGACGATTACCTTGAAGAGATCGAAAAAGAGGATGAGCTTAGAGAACTGCTCAAAAAACTTGAGGATTTAGCTTTGGAGTGTGAAGGTGAGTTAGCCTATGAGCTCGCTCATGAAATTGCACACATTTATGCACACCTTGATGAGATTGAAAAAGGCATTGAAGTTTACAAGAAAATTGCAGAGAAGCATAAAGGTGATGAAGAGAAGTACAGCGAAGCATTGTATTACTTGGCAGATGCCTATGAGCATTTTGGCATGCCAGATAAAGCGATAGATGTCTATGAAAAGTTATTAGAGCTGGAAAGAAAAAGAGGCGACAAAAAAGAAGAGGCGTTAACCTTAGCACACATGGCAGTAAACTACGAAGAGCTTGGTGATTTGGATAAGGCAATTGAGCTTATGGAGAAAGCAAGAACACTATTTGAGGAATTAGGGGATGAAAAAAACTACCTAATAAGCCTAATTGATCTTGCCCACTTCTACTATGAAAAAGGGGAAGATAAAAAAGCTGAGGAACTGATTAAAGAGGTCTTGAAGACCCCAAGAGATACAGACATTGAAATAAATGCAAGGTTGATCGAGGCTGAAGTATATGCGGGCAGGGAGGATTATAAAGGCGCATTCAAATCGCTAAGCCTTGCACTTGCAAAAGCTGAGGAAAATGAAGAGCTTTTTGAATTTGCATTTGACACATTAACTGAGTTTGTAAAAGATCTATTCAACGAGAAGCTCTACAGAGAAGTTTATGAAAACATTGACGTTTTAGTGAATGCCTTCGAAGAAGACAAAGAGCTCAAGAACTTCTTCACGGCAATCAGAGAACTCGCAAAGATGAAAGAAGGTAGAGAGAATAAGTTTGAGGAAGTTTACAGCAAAATTAGCAACGAATCATTAAGTGAGATCTTAGAAGACCTAAAAAGCCCCACATTTCTAAACATTGGGATTTAA